Proteins encoded in a region of the Desulfovibrio desulfuricans DSM 642 genome:
- a CDS encoding sulfatase-like hydrolase/transferase, translating to MDKFLRFICLCSALTLMQLGVMALVSGISLAQNDRGTSSGPVQAKGYPHPDQYLTVPGVKIADNLEPVIPHPEQDKTVREKLAALEKKFGKKPNILVFVLDDVGWMDVGFNGGGIAVGNDTPSLDKFASEGLIMTSAYSQPSCTPTRATIMTGQLPVHHGLQYPPMYGQAGGLDGAITIAKLLSDQGYVTQGIGKWHMGENEGSLPNNVGFDDFRGFLSVSDEYTEWRDINANPEIALNPPRFAAFENALFSHSEVQCKKGEKGCKDLRVIDLDSIKHLDDDLTTYGENFIKAQAKNPKPFFLYFGTRGCHFDNYPSDKYLGRSRACTPYSDCMVEMDDVFARLMKALEDSGQIDNTLVIFTSDNGPEGEVSPYGRSPFRGYKGTTWEGGTRVPTFAYFKGVISPRKTEGLFDMADILPTALSLAGKPGTELAKLLPPDRYVDGIDQLSFLLADKGNSNRRSILYWLGTTFAAVRIDEFKLHKAVQITDMITRKGYNGGFTGGIVEKTGGLVMFNLYTNPQEDDSVGIRHIPVGNVINSEFGRYRGVLQKYPPNFRLPGY from the coding sequence ATGGATAAATTTTTGCGTTTTATCTGTTTGTGTTCTGCCCTGACCCTCATGCAGCTGGGGGTAATGGCGCTTGTTTCAGGAATCTCCCTTGCGCAAAACGACAGGGGCACGTCATCCGGCCCCGTTCAGGCCAAGGGGTATCCTCACCCCGACCAGTATCTTACCGTCCCAGGCGTTAAAATCGCCGACAATCTGGAGCCTGTCATCCCCCATCCGGAGCAGGACAAGACCGTTCGGGAAAAGCTGGCTGCGCTGGAAAAAAAGTTCGGTAAAAAGCCCAACATCCTGGTTTTTGTGCTTGATGACGTAGGCTGGATGGATGTGGGCTTTAACGGCGGCGGCATAGCCGTGGGCAACGATACGCCCTCGCTGGACAAATTCGCTTCCGAAGGGCTTATCATGACCTCGGCGTATTCGCAGCCAAGCTGCACGCCAACCCGCGCCACCATAATGACCGGGCAGCTCCCGGTGCATCACGGCCTGCAATACCCGCCCATGTATGGGCAGGCAGGCGGTCTGGATGGGGCCATCACCATTGCAAAACTGCTTTCCGATCAGGGTTATGTGACTCAGGGCATAGGAAAGTGGCACATGGGTGAAAACGAAGGCTCCCTGCCCAACAATGTCGGCTTTGACGATTTTCGTGGATTTCTGTCAGTTTCTGACGAATACACGGAATGGCGCGACATTAATGCCAATCCCGAGATTGCCCTTAATCCCCCCCGGTTTGCCGCGTTTGAAAACGCCCTCTTCAGCCACAGCGAAGTGCAGTGCAAAAAAGGCGAAAAAGGCTGCAAGGATCTGCGGGTTATTGATCTCGACAGCATCAAGCACCTGGATGACGACCTGACGACCTACGGCGAAAATTTCATCAAGGCCCAGGCAAAAAATCCCAAGCCTTTCTTTCTGTATTTTGGTACGCGCGGATGCCATTTTGACAACTATCCCAGCGACAAGTATCTGGGCAGATCCCGCGCCTGCACGCCGTATTCCGACTGCATGGTGGAAATGGACGATGTCTTCGCCCGTCTGATGAAGGCCCTTGAAGATTCCGGCCAGATTGACAATACGCTGGTCATTTTCACCTCGGATAACGGGCCGGAAGGCGAAGTATCCCCCTACGGCCGTTCGCCGTTCCGCGGGTACAAGGGCACCACCTGGGAAGGCGGCACCCGCGTGCCTACGTTTGCCTATTTCAAGGGCGTGATCTCCCCCCGCAAGACAGAAGGTCTCTTTGACATGGCGGACATTTTGCCCACGGCGCTTTCCCTCGCTGGCAAGCCCGGAACAGAGCTTGCCAAGCTGCTGCCCCCAGACCGTTATGTGGACGGCATCGACCAGCTTTCCTTCCTGCTGGCGGACAAAGGCAACTCCAACCGGCGCAGCATTCTGTACTGGCTGGGCACAACCTTTGCGGCTGTGCGCATTGACGAGTTCAAGCTGCACAAGGCTGTGCAGATCACCGACATGATCACCCGCAAGGGTTACAATGGCGGCTTTACCGGCGGCATCGTGGAAAAAACCGGCGGCCTTGTGATGTTCAACCTGTACACAAATCCGCAGGAAGACGATTCCGTTGGTATTCGCCACATACCGGTGGGGAATGTCATTAATTCGGAATTTGGCCGCTATCGTGGAGTGTTGCAAAAGTATCCGCCCAATTTCCGCCTGCCAGGGTACTAG